In a single window of the Oryctolagus cuniculus chromosome 9, mOryCun1.1, whole genome shotgun sequence genome:
- the LOC100356144 gene encoding small ribosomal subunit protein uS13, producing the protein MSLVIPEKFQHILRVLNTNIDGRRKIAFAITAIKGVGRRYAHVVLRKADIDLTKRAGELTEDEVERVITIMQNPRQYKIPDWFLNRQKDVKDGKYSQVLANGLDNKLREDLERLKKIRAHRGLRHFWGLRVRGQHTKTTGRRGRTVGVSKKK; encoded by the coding sequence ATGTCTCTAGTGATCCCTGAGAAGTTCCAGCACATTTTGCGAGTACTCAACACCAATATCGATGGGCGGCGCAAAATAGCCTTCGCCATCACTGCCATTAAGGGTGTGGGACGAAGGTACGCCCATGTTGTGCTGAGGAAAGCAGACATTGACCTGACCAAGAGGGCAGGAGAGCTCACTGAGGACGAGGTGGAACGGGTGATCACCATCATGCAGAACCCGCGTCAGTACAAGATCCCGGACTGGTTCTTGAACAGACAGAAGGACGTCAAGGATGGAAAGTACAGCCAGGTCCTGGCCAACGGTCTGGATAACAAGCTCCGGGAGGACCTGGAGCGGCTGAAGAAGATCCGCGCCCATCGGGGGCTGCGCCACTTCTGGGGCCTTCGCGTCCGAGGCCAGCACACCAAGACCacgggccgccgcggccggacTGTGGGTGTGTCCAAGAagaaatga